From Pleurocapsa sp. PCC 7319:
TAAAAATGCGTTTGACTTCTGCTAAAAATAAAAAAAACTTGTTATTCTCTTGGTTAGAAGGATTGAGTTTACTAGCCTGGGGAATTTTACTCTTAAAATATACCTTGACAGGACAGTATAAGTTATTAATCCATCCTAACTATTTCAGCTTGGTATTAGGTAGTGGCATAGTTTTAATTATTTTGGGCATCATTAAAATTGAGTCTATTGTCAAAAATAGAGCGCAAAATAATCGCGAACACATCACCTTATTTCCTCCAGGTTTGGGCAGTAGATTATTATTGCTCGTAGCGATCGCAGGATTATTAATTCCACCGAAAGTTTTGACCAGCCAAACTGCTCTCAAAAGAGGTGTGGGAGATTTACCTTTTACCACAATTCAACCCCAAGCTTTTCGTACCGCTACTAAAACCGAATCGCGATCGCTGATCGAATGGATCAGGACAATTAACGCCTATCCCGAACCCGATGCCTACAGTGGACAAGCAGCCAACATTACGGGTTTTGTCCTACATTTACCAGAACTGCCAAACAACTACATAATGCTTTCTCGCTTTGTTGTTACCTGTTGTGCGGTAGATGCCTATCCTATAGGTATCCCCGTTAAACTAGAAACTAGCCGTAGTAATTATCCTGTAGATAGTTGGCTGACTGTTCGGGGGGTAATGAGTGCCGAAACTATACCTGTCAAAGATCGAGCAGACGATCAAGCTGTTGCTCAAAAACGTTCTGTCGTCTTAAATGCACGCTCGATTACCACAATTCCCACTCCTGCCGATCCCTATAGTTATCGATGAATCAATCAAGACTAGCTCAACCAATAGATAAACTGGCGATCATTTTAATTGTACTTTTAACTTTCATTATGGGGTTATTAGTTTGGGGTGGAACTGCTTGCGAGGATGAATGCCTATTCCATGCAGGTGCAAGAGTCAGTAATTTTAGCTGGGAAAATAAAACTGTTGGCGGACAAGATCGCGCTTTTATTTTGACTTTTAATCGTCCGATGGATCGTCTCAGTGTCGAAAAGAATTTAAGTATTACTCCTCCCTTACCAGGCAAAATTAGTTGGTCGGGTTTGCGGCTGGCTTATACTCTAAATGACCCCATAACCTATGGAGAAACTTA
This genomic window contains:
- a CDS encoding TIGR03943 family protein, translating into MRLTSAKNKKNLLFSWLEGLSLLAWGILLLKYTLTGQYKLLIHPNYFSLVLGSGIVLIILGIIKIESIVKNRAQNNREHITLFPPGLGSRLLLLVAIAGLLIPPKVLTSQTALKRGVGDLPFTTIQPQAFRTATKTESRSLIEWIRTINAYPEPDAYSGQAANITGFVLHLPELPNNYIMLSRFVVTCCAVDAYPIGIPVKLETSRSNYPVDSWLTVRGVMSAETIPVKDRADDQAVAQKRSVVLNARSITTIPTPADPYSYR